The following nucleotide sequence is from Macaca nemestrina isolate mMacNem1 chromosome 16, mMacNem.hap1, whole genome shotgun sequence.
attgtgaggggaaaaccacctactcaagcctcagtaatggcagatgcccctcctcccaccaagctccagcatcccaggttgacttcagactgctgtgctggcagtgagagtttcaagccagtggatcttagcttgctctgtgggggtgggatccactgagctagaccacttggctccccggcttcagccccctttccaggcaAGTTAACAGTTCTGTGTTGCTGGTGTttcaggtgccactggggtattgaaaaaaaaaaaaaatcctgcagctagctcagtgtctgcccaaatggccacccggttttgtgcttgaaacccagggccctggtggtgtaggcacccgagggaatctcctggtctgagGGTTGTGAAGAtcatgggaaaagtgtagtatctgggccagaatgcactGCTCCTCATGGCATattctgtcatggcttcccttggctaggggaggaatTTCCCTGGTCCCTTGAACTTCCctggtgaggtgatgccccaccctgctttggctcgccctccatgggctgcatccCCTGTCTAACGAGTCTcagtgagatgagctgggtacttcagttggaaatggagaaatcacccaccttctgcattgattTCGCTGGGAACTGTTCCTGTCTTCACCATTTTAACAGACTCAAGCTGTTCCTGTCTTTACCATTTTAACATCTATCTGGCTCTGTTTAATTTTCACTCCCCTCCAAAAAATCCATACGATAAATAAATTGATTCTCAGAGTTAACTTCCAGAAGTGTAGAGATCTCAATTAAAATAACAGTTTGCCTGAGTTTATCAAATACAAAAGTATCTATTAAATACAATTGATTCTATGGATTCATTACCTCCCTTTGCAAGTAGTTACTCTGTATTTTTCCAATTCTAACCTAAGAATTTTTCAAAGTTTCTAAATTCCCCTTTGGTTCCTTAGTTAGAAGCCAAATTTAATATCTGGAAAAAATGCAATATTCAATTATCTTCTTCCCATTGAAACAGTCCCTCTGCTACTGCTCTCCCTCAGTAGGAACAACTTGCAACAAAATTCAAGTTTATGATTCACTCATCAGCAAACATGTGAGAATCATCTACAAAGAACCAAGAATTGTGTTAAGaattatacaaatatttactATGATACTGATAATAATGAAAAACCTAATTCAACAAATAGTAATCTATCCATTTTTAAGCCCCAATAActcaaacactttgggaggccgaagcgggtggatgacttgaggtcaggagttcaagaccagcctggccacatggtgaaatcctctctctactaaaaatacaaaaattagctaggtgtggcagcgggcgcctgtaatcccagctactagggagactgaggtgggaaaatcgctggaacctaggaggcagaggttgcagtgagacaagatcgcagcagtgcactccagcctgggcgacagagtgagaaaacaaaaagaaaaagaaaaactatagatGAATGATTTAAGTGAATAACAAGTCAAGTGAGTAATGACAATATGTAGGAGAATATTCCAAAtagaattaatacattttaattctttgaatGAGAAAATGCCATAttcaaaatgaaagtaaaagtaGGACAAGATCAGCATATACAACTGCATATATTTCATTAAAGATGACTAAAGAGGAGACTATCAATTTGAAAGAAGATTACTAAGATTTTACGGTTTTTTTAAACATACTGaaccaaattttttttaaaaagtaagacatAATTACTAACAGAAAATTTTTTCCAATGAGAATACAAGCTTATTAACTAATTACTCCTTTTTTCATTAATGCTCACTCAGCTTCTACCAGTCTTCTAATAAGAACACACACATACCTTTTTTCTATACCAAATGTGATACAAAGATATTCAACCCTTCAAATTTTTAAGTATTGGTTATAAGTAATACTCatctttttttgtcatttgatAATAGATGAATTTTCTAGTCCAGACAGTAGAAATAGATTATAGTTCATCAACAAATGACAAAAATTGCTGAGTGTGAAAGAATGGTgcaaaacaacacaaaagatATTACTGTAATAAGTTATTTTTAAGCTAGCTAagtaatttatgagaaaaaataaattattcttaaattaCTTAATACCCAAAAGGAAGAGTTTCAGCTTAAACTAGACCAAATTCAAAAAGATAATAACAGTAAGGCATAACCAGATCTAGccttttctgaaaaaatatttaaaacaagaaaaacatgtGCTATAGAGGTTGTGATATCCTCAATCTTTGAGGAAATAACACCTATATTTAACTACCCTCACCTTACACACACTTTCTTCTGATTttggagtttttaaaatgtaagtatactttttttttttttggagatagtctcgctgtcgcccaggctggagtgcagtggcttgatctcggttcactgcaacatctgcctcctgtgttcaagcgattctcctgcctcagcctcccgagtagctgggactacaggcacacactactgaactaggctaattttgtatttttagtagagatggggtttcaccatgttggccaggctgctcttgaactcctgacctcaggtgatccacctgtcttggccttccaaagtgctgggattacaggtgtgagccactgcgcctggcccaaaatatgagtatactttaaatataaatatatagagaaacCATTCATAGAAACTTTTAAATGAAGACAAATCTGAAATATAATCCAATATATAGTTAATGTCATATTAAGGGGTTAAGGGAAGAgctgggaggaagaagaaagataaGACTATGAAcctaaaatttagccaggtagtAGGATTTTTATTCTCTAAACCTTATTTCAATCAatttaaggttaaaaaaattttgtttaaaaggaTGCAACTTCATTTTGTGCTTAAAAAGTAAGATTAACACCACACCAAAGATAAACATTCTTGAATTTGTTCTTTGGTGAaatgagtaatttaaaaatttaaacagctctaaaatattaattcaacttcataggaaagaggaaagaatgtTAGAAAATTGCTTATCAAAAAATAATGAGACCCAGGATAAGAGCTACTCATAATCATAACAATTAAATATTGAGGATTTTTCAGAAACCGagtcaaatgctttttatacCTTAAAGATTAAAGGCCCCCGTTTCATAGTCATTGAACAGTTCTTTGAAATGCTATGTAAAGATATCACTAACAATTGCAATTTATAAATACACAcccatatacattttcttttctaaaatgtcatatCCCAAACACGAAAACAATCGAATAGCAGAACAACAGGattaatagtgtttttttttttctttcaattattaCTACTGAAACAAATCAAACCAACTGAGAGGTTGCCAGCACCCCAGAAGGCATTTCCGCATAAAAAGAGTTAATGAGCAGACCTCGCAGTTAAACAGCCAGTGACCATTTGCAAGCCTCCTAGGTATATTCCCAGCAGACACACTATCAGATTAAAGGAAGTGCAAACAAACTGGGCTGAAACTTTCTTTGTCAAAACCCAGCCTCTTCTTCCTGTGATGTCATATTACAAATCTAGCAAGCCTTTCTTTTTCACTTCAGAGAAAGCGACCTCAAGATACAGCTGGCAACTGAGGAAAAGGCCTCAATTCGGCAAGCGCTAACATGCTTGGGAATTTATTTTGGAACCTTTAAAAGACTCTTCTGCTTACCCACCATCTGGGATCCActgcaggaaaacaaaaaaggaaaacttcatttaaaagaaGCAAGAAGTAAAATGGGACAAATTCGGAATGTTTAAGTCTCTGAAACTCTgcactgaaaagaaaataagattgaTAACTTAAGCTTAACATTCTGAGGCATAAAGAAACATTAACTTTGGAGTATTCATCTTGTCTACTGAAATAGAAGTTTAGAAGACAAGTGGTTTCATTCTGGTCACAGATCacatcttttctttaaatttataatCCTATGGGTTGGCCTCGttgactgtattttttaaaggttgCTCGTCAGTTAACTGAGCCTTGGAATTCATGGATTTTCTAAAGactaacaaatgaaaatattttcctgttgaaGAACCCAGCGGAAATTTTACAGCAACaaatttcatgtttcttttggatatttttgagaaaaatgaaatatttataaaaccatccaAAGATCcagataatttacaaataaattgaAGGTGATAATATGAATACCAAAGGAGACTGCAGCTGATGAAAGTGCTTCCAAACTGAAAATTGGACGTGCCTTTACGATGGTAAGCGTTAACAGCTCCCACTGCTTCTATAATGACTCCTTTAAGTACACTTTGTATGGGTGCATGTTCAGCACGGTGTTTGTGCTTGGGTTAATATCCAATTGTGTTGCCATATACATTTTCATCTGCGTCCTCAAAGTCCGAAATGAAACTACAACTTACATGATTAACTTGGCAATGTCAgacttgctttttgtttttactttaccCTTCAGGATTTTTTACTTTACAACACAAAATTGGCCATTTGGAGATTTACTTTGTAAGATTTCTGTGATGCTGTTTTACACCAACATGTACGGAAGCATTCTGTTCTTAACTTGTATTAGTGTAGATCGATTTCTGGCAATTGTCTACCCATTTAAGTCAAAGACTCTAAGaaccaaaagaaatgcaaagattGTTTGCATTGGTGTGTGGTTAACTGTGATCGGAGGAAGTGCACCGGCGGTTTTGGTTCAGTCTACCCACTCTCAGGGTAACAATGCCTCAGAAGCCTGCTTTGAAAATTTCCCAGAAGCCACATGGAAAACATATCTCTCAAGGATTGTAATTTTCATTGAAATAGTGGGATTTTTTATTCCTCTAATTTTAAATGTAACTTGTTCTAGTATGGTgctaaaaactttaaataaaccTGTTACATTAAGtagaagcaaaataaacaaaactaaggttttaaaaatgatttttgtacatttgatcatattctgtttctgttttgttccttACAATATCaatcttattttatattctcttgtGAGAACACAAACATTTGTTAATTGCTCAGTAGTGGCAGCAGTAAGGACAATGTACCCAATCACTCTCTGTATTGCTGTTTCAAACTGTTGTTTTGACCCTGTGGTTTACTACTTTACATCGGACACAATTCAgaattcaataaaaatgaaaaactggtCTACCAGGAGAAGTGACTTCAGATTCTCTGAAGTTCATGGTACAGAGAATTTTATTCAGCATAACCTACAGACCTTAAAACGTAAGATATTTGACAATGAATCTGCTGCCTGAAATAAAACCATTAGGACTCACTGGGACAGAACTTTCAAGTTCCTTCAACTGTGAAAAGTGTCTTTTTGGACAAACTATTTTTCCACCTCCAAAAGAAATTAACACATGGACATTTTAAAGTCTTTAGTATAAAGAAAATTTGTATTCAATGTGTTAAGcattaacatgtattttatttgtgtatatactcCATCTGATTTTTCTGAGCCATTTTGATTTGttccttcattaaaaaaatctcttaaagTTATTCAGTGTCTAAAGTGACTGATTTAAATTATGTGGTGACAATCTGTAATGTCTTTGAATGATTtaatttactaaattattttatactaatttatataagtttaagtatttaatatttttattcaacataccgtttttattttgaattaaaacaaCTAATCGTATTTGTTAAACTATGATtaacaaatgagaaagaagagtAATTTGAAATAATCAAATGTTTTGGGAgtactttaaaatacatatataactaaaAACGTAGTCTTCTGTAGAAATGGTGACATATTAACATTGTTGTAAGATCTTGAGCAGTAACACACTGATAACATTTGGGGAGTTTGGTTTGTGTAGGCAATTTGTAGAAAGCAGATGCTATCTATatgatattttgattttctgtatATAATGCACTCAATTTCAAAATGACACATGCCACAAAAATTGAGAgggagaaaactaataaaatgtcattttgctAAGTTTTTActtagcaaaaaaataaaatactaccaTAGGTACATTTTAAAGGCGCACTTACATCACAGTCAAGAACTTACGTTTTAAGTATGTTAGGTCGGAGAAACACCAGAGATAGTGAAATATAGTACTTGGCATTTAGAAAGTAATATACAGTCACATGTTGCTTATGATGCTTGCTTAGGTAATTATGTCATGCAAGCATCATAGTGTCTTACACAACCCTAGAAGGTATATACTACTGTACACCTAGGTTTATATGGTATaccctattgcttctaggctacaaacctatacagcatgcTACTGTAAAGAATACTTTAGGCAACTGTAAAATAATGGtacttgtgtatctaaatatatctcaacatagaaaaggtacagtaaaaatacagtatgatAATCTTATGAGACAACCGTCGTATATGTGgtcattgaccaaaatgctgTTATGTGATGCATgactataaatattttcttttccttcactcTTCTGGCCATTTTAAGCCAAATATTGGACAgttcaaaacattattttaagtagGCAAGATGTTATTGTATGTAAAAATGATTTATTAAGGACACAGTTCCTTTCATTATAAAGCAACAAAACTACAAggtcaaaaaactaaacaaaactatattttcatttcactaaACATAAAATGGGTATGGCTCTGAGGTATACTTTAGAAAAAAGTACCAAGTACACTAAAACTTTTTTATTATCCAACATattcgttttttaaaaaaattcaggccgggcacggtggctcacacctgtaatcctaaaactttgggtggccgaggcaggtggatcgtaaggtcaagagatcaagaccatcctggccaacatggtgaaaccctgtctctactaaaaatacaaaaattagctgggcgtggtggcacatgcctctagtcccagctactcgggaggctgaggcaggagaatcgcttgaacccaggagtcagaggttgcagtgagccaagatttcaccactgcactccagctgggcaacagagcaagactccatatcaaaaaataaataaattaattaattaaaaataaaaaatcaagcaGTTCTCCAAAGTTAACTAAAAAAGAAGGGCTTCTATTTAAGAAAAAGGACATGTAATTAAATTCAGCATCCAACCTATCTGATTTTTACTGTCTTAATCTTTTAAGTCCTGAATACAACTTGGacaaaaaattcttttaagacaaaaatttgaTTTTTGCTGTTCTCTAGGTTTGAGCTGCAATGATTTCAGAAAAACCACAATCATTTGCTAGACAGGTAAACccattttcaataaaataacagTGGGGGGTTTTCTTTAGGGATCCATGTTTTCCTTTAGATAAACCTAAAGCAAAATACATCTTTAATgccttcagcccaggaattccaggttacagtgagatatgatcacaccactgtacttcagtatggatgacagagcaagaccctatctcaaaaaaagaaaaaaaaataataaagaaagaaaagaaaaatgcttagaACAAACCCAAAAACTAGTGAAGAATACTAACCATGGTCCTTTATATCCCAAGAGaagtatatacataatataagtGTTTTCTTCCATTGACTTGAAATCCCTTTATTTGATATCACACttcagtaaataaaaatacactcTTTCTTAAACATACTGAGTTGAAAAGCAACTACCAATCTACCAATCTGGGGCAAacgggtggagaattctgtaacTTTGAGATTTCTCGGAACTCTCCTCAGTTTAAAGATCTCAACTTAAGGCAAGATCGCAAAGCAtgaatataactttaaaatacaaGTAAAACAGTCATTAAATAGTTGTTATTACTATGTTCATAAACTTTTTGGTGTCTCTTGTCAACAGGAAGATAAATGAATCAAAAGTTTTGTAAGATTCTTCATAAAGCAATACATAACAGATAACAAACATAGTTTTCTCATCTAGAACTTCAAATACTGGGTAAATCTTACCTATGGGAAAAAAGTGTACCagaacaaaatttattttcctttgttagTGTTGTACTTTGTGGTAAATCATATATTCTGAgggttttctcttcccttccccctttaTTCAGAAAAACCTATATTAATATTAGAACTctgataattttacttttcattacCTGAAAATGATAGCACTAAGCCCCCCTACAAAAACTGTGCCCACTGttattaacattttcataaaacaGTAGATGATTTGACTAATCTTCCTTCCCACATTAACTCTCCTCAAAGGAACAGAGTTAGCTAAGAAAATTTTTCAGGTGTGGAAAAATGGCTTTCCGGCATCCTAATAATTTCTGAACTTAGAAATCATCTTTTCTGAGAAAATATCAAGTACCTagttttaaaaaagcataaaaatatatgtatttttattatatgtattatatattatatatataatatattcacagAAAATTAAACTGAATATACTACTAAAGGAGTTATCAACGAACCTTAATATTCTACGTTCAAAATGCTGAAAAGTAAATTGGAAATATAAATCCTAATTATAGATATTGGTATTTAAAGAAATTAGCCACTAAAttgagaaatataaaatagaaaatggagCAAACTTCATATTCCCATCCAAGAAACATTTGGTTCATGAATGGTACATAGTTATCAAGAATCTGAAGCAATTGCTTTTTGGTCCTACAATTTTGGACACTTGATGAACCAAGTATTTTGTCTTTTGTCAATATATTAAGTTACTATTTCCAAGAAGAAGCTTTACTACCTTCCAGCACCTAAACTTTTTTAGTGCCTAAATGCCAATCCAACTCTGGATGTCACAAATGTTCTTAGTTGTGAATAATTTTTTGTGTAGAAACGATTTTATAAACAGTGCTTAGGCAGGGATAAAATCTTAAAGACTCCAAAAACAAACTTTTTGAAAAGCTTTTTGGGGCTTTCCTAAAAATTGAATTACCCATTTATAACATGGCTCCtaagaaataaattacaaattaaaaaggGCTAATGAACAAACTTAAGAATGTAGAACATATTAATATCTAAACTGACCAGAGTATTTAATGATCAACATTACTTATTTAGCAACATTTTCCAGATATCAACATGTACATATTCCTAAGATCTCTAATTCtcaaatttctattttctctctttataatttttacttaatgTCAGACAGTTTTATGAAAGTACAAAGAATGTCCATTAAACAAGGCAACAGACCAGATAATAAATGAATAGGAGATTAACGCCAGGCAAACTTCTCCCTCTTTTTTATTACCTTAAAATGATAGCGTTAAGCCTCTCCcaccttcctgtcttcctgcccCCAAAAGATTTACTACAATAACCTCTTAAAAGGGTACAAAATTACCTCTTTTATTGGAAAAGCAGTGTTAAAAACAGAATTCAAATGATAGAGCCCCAGAAGGGGTATAATTCAAAAATTTAATAATCAGTTTTCTCAAAACTTGGTTTACTCATAATAGATttcaagcaatttttaaaaataaaaaaagtttaagtaACTGTAAGAAACAATTATGTGTTGTATACTTACAGCAGAGTTACAGTTAATAGCCATGGGATAAATGTGCTAAGTTCCATTATCATCCTATCAAAATGGCTTCTGGAACATTCACAACTTAGAACAGAAAGGGCCTGATGGTCATCTGATATAACTACATCTTaggctgaggaaactgaggaactaTAAGACTAAATATGAGACACAATATCACATAACAAATTAAGGTAGAGCCAGGGTAAGAActccgtttgtttgtttttgttggtttttaatagaaagatgaggtcttgctatattgcccaggttggacttgatacctgggctcaagcaatcttcccaattcagcctctcaagcagctgggactacaggtgcaggccactgcacctggctgaacccagtttctttgtttttactcaTCTAATTATTTAATGGTGGCAAGGCAAGCACCACAGGCAAAGGCCCTGTGGGAGAGAACTTGGATACTGAAAGGATTAAAACATTCAAAGTGGCTGGAGAAATAGGGCTGACATCTTACATGTACTTATAGGCCATGTTAAGACCACGTTAAGTGCTGAGAGGCTGTGGAGAGTCCTCAAGAATTTTAAGGTAGGGGAAACATGATCAAATAAAGATTTGTCTGATACAGGGTAGAGATGCATTTGTCttcagcaagaaaagaaaaataatcagaataagaactatatttatacatttaaagggcccttcttatcttttttttctgatttgtccTTTCTCCCTTattaaaatgggagaaattcttttttaaatgatggtGATAATAGATGAGAAGACTATTTTAATGTCATTACTTGGCAAAATTTGGACAGCAGCTGTCATGGAGAAATTGCTACCCGGAATGAAAAATAGTACAAAACTTATGGATGGGATTTGGCAATATctaacatacacatatacacacacattaacCCTTTGACCCAACATTctcacttctaggtatttatccTCAAGACACAATTTCAATTAtatgaacatacacacacataacacacacatacatacacacacacacacacacaaagctatTTATTGTGGTAATATTCAAAATTGCAAAAAACTGGAAACTACCTAGATGTCCAATCATAGAAAACTAGTTGAACAGactgtagtatatatacacaatacagTACTATGTTGCCATGATAATGAGAAATATCTCTATAAACTGATAGGGAATGACTTCAAGAAGGTagtgttaaatgaaaaaagcaaagcataaaagAGCACACATAGTATGCCACCTTTTGtataagaaaaaggcaaaataaaacatgtataactgcttatttttataaaaagaaacagaggaaagaTAAACCAAAATACAAGGGTGGGGTGGGAAATGGGATAGAAGGAATATCAAAGAATATGACATTTTTCAGATCATACCTTTTTGTATAGTTACGACTTTGGGAAACATGTTAGTGTTTTATACGGGGTATTGACAAACTTTCTTCTCAAGGagtagacagtaaatattttaggtttgcaGGCTCTACTGTCTTGCTGCAACTTCTCAACTCTGTACtgcagtgcaaaagcagccacagacaatatataaatgaataaagtggCTGTGTTACAATAAAATTTATGGTCTGTGGACTGTGCATGCCATCTCCTGTTATATGTAGTCAAAACTGTGGGCcaacaaagatgggggaaaaacaCCCTAgaacttcatttattttagtgTCTGGCACAAACTGGTCTCAATAATTAGAATGAATCTTAAAATTCTTCAAAAGCCCGAGGAAAAAAGGCAAATTTTCTTTCGTTAATACACAAATTCATTATTACTCTTATTACTTCATTTATCAACTTTAAACTGTATTTGTTAAATTCCCACCATTTAGATGAGGTTATACAATTGCTAAAAGAAACCATTTTGTTGTTGAAGGCATTCTTTTTGAAACTATCTGATTTCTCATGTGGAACAAATATTTTCTGGGCTTGTTGCATCCTAGGATTTTTCGCATTTTTCTCCCTGCACTGGTGTGATGGTTTCACTCTTTATTAGGTCTCATGATTTCCCTTTTGtggattcttttttcatttagttaAAGCACATTCCCTAGTTATTTCATTTCAAAAGGGCAGTCAAGAGATAAACATTCGGAGTCCTTgcatttccaaatttcattttgctCTCATATTTGACaaattttagtttataaaatatCCAGTATTCCTAGTGAGAACTTCTGTGCTGATCTGGATCTCATTCCCATAAAATAACTTACTTTTTCTCTCTGGaagcttttataattttctcattatctttagaattctgaatttttcgctgggtggggtggctcacacctgtaatcccagcactttgggaggccaaggcgggcggatcacgaagtcaggagtttaagaccaggctaaccaacatggtgaaaatccgtctctactaaaaatacaaaaattatctgggcatggtgtcatgtgcctataatcccagctactaaggaggctgaggcaggagactcgtttgaacccaggaggcagaggttgcagtgagccgagatcacaccactgcactccagcctgggtgacagagcgagactgtcatagggagaaaaaaaaaaagtatccacaTTCATTCATCATGCTCGGCACTATGGACCTTTCCATCTGAAGCCCCCTAGTTTTCATtagttttggaatttttttttttcctgttcttttttattattttctctcctcCATTTTCTCTGGTCTTTCTTATGgtaatgaataaatattgaacTGAGGTACCTGAAAATACCAAAGTAAGGAACTACATAAACCTACCAGTACAATAGTTTATTGTATTTTCCTCCTAGGAAGAACTgcctttcctatttctttttctttaggtttGTTACAGAAGTCTGGGTTTACTTCAGTTTCTGTTCTGCTTCTCTCTTTGGCACCATCAGGAAACCCTAGCCCTGTGTCTACAAGTGTACACAAAATTTGAAGGTGGGGGCAGGCTTGTACCTGTATAGTTTATGCATTACACAACAGCATGGGGCTTTAGCCTAAACTGCACACCAAGCTTAGTGTTGCTGTGTCCAGATGGCATCTTTTTATAATTCATTAGTACAGAggaaggtgcttttttttttcttttttctttgagacagtgtctcattctgtcacccagactggaatgcagtagcacagtcacggctcactgcagcctcaacttcccaggctcaagcaatcctcccacctcagcctcccaattatctgggactacagaggtgcattttctttattctcataGGCTGGCATGGCCTTAGATGGGGGACTGGTCCAGG
It contains:
- the LOC105490693 gene encoding lysophosphatidic acid receptor 6, with the protein product MVSVNSSHCFYNDSFKYTLYGCMFSTVFVLGLISNCVAIYIFICVLKVRNETTTYMINLAMSDLLFVFTLPFRIFYFTTQNWPFGDLLCKISVMLFYTNMYGSILFLTCISVDRFLAIVYPFKSKTLRTKRNAKIVCIGVWLTVIGGSAPAVLVQSTHSQGNNASEACFENFPEATWKTYLSRIVIFIEIVGFFIPLILNVTCSSMVLKTLNKPVTLSRSKINKTKVLKMIFVHLIIFCFCFVPYNINLILYSLVRTQTFVNCSVVAAVRTMYPITLCIAVSNCCFDPVVYYFTSDTIQNSIKMKNWSTRRSDFRFSEVHGTENFIQHNLQTLKRKIFDNESAA